GACCCGCCGGCCGTGGCGGCCCATGAGCCGGGCCAGGAGGTAGGACGCCAGGGCCGTGCCCACGACCTGCGCGGTCTGCACCAGGCCGGCCAGCGCCTCGGAGCCGGAGACGTCGCGGGCCAGGACGGCCGCGACGGCGATGCCGACCGAGATGCCCAGCCCGCCCAGGGCCTGCGAGGCGACCAGGACCCGCAGCGTGCGCCGCTGGAGCTGTGCGACCTCGGGAGGCGTCACCTCTCCGACTCGGGCAGCTCGAGCCGCTCGACCACGGCCCGCCAGACCTGCTTGGGGCTCAGGCCGTCGGCGAGCGCCTGGTCGACCGTGCGCCCGCCCAGCGAGGCCATCACCTGCTGGCTCGACCACACCGGGGCATAGCTCTCCCCCAGGGCGGCGGACAT
This genomic window from Nocardioides marmoribigeumensis contains:
- a CDS encoding DUF3046 domain-containing protein, with the translated sequence MRHTEFWARMSAALGESYAPVWSSQQVMASLGGRTVDQALADGLSPKQVWRAVVERLELPESER